A stretch of Corvus hawaiiensis isolate bCorHaw1 chromosome 8, bCorHaw1.pri.cur, whole genome shotgun sequence DNA encodes these proteins:
- the LCOR gene encoding ligand-dependent corepressor isoform X4 codes for MASPCGRQQCSIQRRGVRHQLDSWRHKLIHCVGFESILEGLFGPGLLKDLSLFKDCEPEGVSDWSFDENCLFCCLRREKVKEHLVSLDEPASEAGQEALLRQEQAKIIRFERQAEEFLNAVFYRKDSPRVSDPNIPLVAREIMQRMIRQFAAEYTSKNSSTQDSSQPNSTKNQSLLKASLVASSPTAATAQNPVLSKLLMADQDSPLDLTVRKSQSEPSEQDGVLDLSTKKSPCAGSTSLSHSPGCSSTSGNGRPGRPSQHHPEGLQSGDGVPPRSLQDGTREGYGHSTSLKVPLARSLQISEELLSRNQFSTAASHGPSGLQNHGQHLILSREASWAKPHYEFNFSRMKFRGNGALSNISDLPFLTENSAFQKMALQTKQDGKKDVSHSSPVDLKIPQVRGMDLSWESRTGDQYSYSSLVMGSQTESALSKKLRAILPKQNRRSLLDAGPDSWGSDAEQSTSGQPYPTSDQEGDPGSKQPRKKRGRYRQYNSEILEEAISVVMSGKMSVSKAQSIYGIPHSTLEYKVKERLGTLKNPPKKKMKLMKSEGQDVSVKIELDPQGEAAQSANELKDE; via the exons gGTTTGAAAGTATTCTAGAAGGCCTGTTTGGACCTGGATTATTAAAAGATCTCAGTTTGTTTAAAG ACTGTGAGCCTGAAGGTGTTTCTGATTGGTCTTTTGATGAAAATTGTcttttctgctgcctgagaagagaaaaagtgaaG GAACACTTAGTCAGTCTGGATGAGCCAGCCTCGGAAGCTGGACAAGAAGCTCTGCTTAGACAAGAGCAAGCAAAAATCATTCGTTTTGAAAGGCAAGCAGAAGAGTTCCTCAATGCAGTCTTTTACAGAAAAG ACAGTCCTAGGGTCTCTGACCCCAATATTCCCCTAGTGGCCCGTGAGATCATGCAGCGAATGATCCGACAGTTTGCTGCTGAATATACCTCAAAAAATAGCTCTACTCAGGACTCCAGCCAGCCCAATAGCACAAAGAACCAAAGCCTGCTGAAAGCATCTCTGGTCGCCTCCTCTCCCACGGCTGCAACTGCTCAGAACCCTGTGCTCAGCAAACTGCTCATGGCTGACCAAGACTCACCTCTGGACCTTACTGTCAGAAAGTCTCAGTCAGAACCTAGTGAACAAG ACGGTGTGCTTGATTTATCCACTAAGAAGAGTCCTTGCGCTGGCAGCACTTCTCTGAGTCACTCTCCAGGGTGCTCCAGTACTTCGGGAAATGG GCGACCTGGGAGACCCAGCCAGCACCATCCGGAGGGACTACAGAGTGGTGATGGGGTACCTCCAAGAAGCTTGCAGGATGGAACCAGGGAAGGTTATGGCCACTCCACATCTCTTAAAGTACCGCTGGCTCGATCACTCCAGATTAGTGAAGAACTGCTGAGCAGAAACCAGTTTTCTACGGCTGCCAGCCATGGGCCATCTGGACTACAGAATCATGGACAGCACTTAATATTATCCAGGGAGGCTTCTTGGGCAAAACCACACTACGAATTCAATTTCAGCCGCATGAAATTCAGGGGAAATGGTGCACTCAGCAACATCAGTGACCTtccttttcttacagaaaactCTGCCTTTCAAAAAATGGCACTTCAAACTAAACAGGATGGGAAAAAGGACGTGAGCCATTCATCTCCTGTGGATTTAAAGATACCACAAGTTCGAGGCATGGACCTTTCATGGGAGTCCCGCACTGGTGACCAGTACAGCTATAGCTCTTTGGTAATGGGTTCACAAACGGAGAGCGCGCTTAGCAAAAAGTTAAGGGCTAtccttccaaaacaaaataGGAGAAGTTTGCTGGATGCTGGACCAGATTCCTGGGGCTCAGATGCTGAGCAGTCTACCTCTGGACAGCCATATCCCACCTCCGATCAAGAGGGAGATCCTGGCTCCAAGCAACCtaggaagaaaagagggagatACAGACAGTACAACAGCGAGATACTGGAGGAAGCAATCTCTGTGGTTATGAGCGGGAAAATGAGTGTTTCCAAAGCTCAGAGTATTTATGGGATCCCCCACAGTACACTGGAGTACAAAGTTAAAGAGAGGCTGGGCACTTTGAAAAACcctccaaagaaaaaaatgaaattaatgaagTCGGAGGGGCAGGATGTTTCAGTAAAGATTGAATTAGATCCCCAGGGAGAAGCGGCACAAAGTGCAAATGAATTGAAAGATGAATAG